From the genome of Solanum lycopersicum chromosome 12, SLM_r2.1:
ATTTAATATTCAAACAAATTAATCAAGATACGCATAAATTGATTCGGACATTCATTTCACTCTCAACATTTTAGTGGAGGTAAGAGTGATAATTTTGGACCATACACATTTGACACTACACTCACTAATATAGGCCTCAATTCAAACTTTGctaaaatttctttttgaagCCCATAATTCACTAGCACTATTACTTTTGGTCCaatagttgaaaaaaaaattgttcttgaAACAGCAGCAAATGCTTTCTCTTTCGTCTTCATCTTTAGTATCGTTCGGTGGAATTGCAAAGCCATTTTCGGCTCCGGTCAGGTTAAAGTGTCAGTATACTCCTTTGAGAACAACAATTAATAACCCTTCTGATTCAATGGCTTCCCCAAAATGGGCTCAAAAAACTGTAACTCTTCCTCCTCAAAGGCGAGGCTGTCATCTTGTTACATCTAAGGTATGACTGTATATATGGGAATTAAGCTTTATGGGTTcaatattttaggttattaatgaattttgtGGACACCCTTTTGTGTCTTATGTCAATTAACTGatccattttattcttttgctGTTGTTTTAGTTGGGGGTAGGGGAAGGGAAAGTGGAGAGGGGATTATAAGGTGGGGAATTGGGAATTAAATCCTCACCGACAAGGTGAAAGTTCAGGTTTAACTCAACCAATTGAGCTACTAAGATTTCCGTTGTTATTGTTTTGTTTGCTTTTGATTGCTTGCAAATATGTATTAGATATAATAATTGGGATGTGTTTCTGAGCTGCTGATGATTAAGCTTTTGAGCGATTTTCGTTTCTTGTTTGTTAATTTGCTACCTGACAATTAAGTGAACCAAGTATCACCAGCAAGTTGAAAGTTCAAGTAGTCGCCCAACTGAGTTATTAAGATTCCTTTTTATTGTCTTGTTTGCTTTTGATTacttgtaaatatttatttgatataattgGGATGTAGGAAGCTGCTGGTGATTAAGGTTTTGGGCGATTATTCGTTTTTTGTGTGTTAATTTGTTCCCTCACTATTAAGTGAACCAAGTATCACCAACAAGTTGAAAGTTCAAGTAGTTGCTTAACTGAGCTATTAAGATtccctttttattgttttgtttaCTTTTGATTACTTGCAAATATTTATTAGATATAATTGGGATGTGTTTATGAGCTTCCGATGATTAAGCTTTTGAGCGATTATTCGTTTCTTGTGTGTTAATTTGCTCCCTGGCTATAAAGAGAACCAAGTATCACCAAGAAGTTGAAAGTTCAAGTAGTCACCAAACTGAGCTATTAAGATTCCCTTTTTGTTGCTTTGTTTACTTTTGATTACTTGCAAATATTTACTTTAGATATAATTGGGATGTGTTTCTGAGCTGCCGATGATTAAGCTTTTGAGCGACTATTCATTAATGGACTTTTACTGAGtgaattttgttattgttaaaCCTATGGGTTCCATGTTTTAATGAGCTCTGCCTGGTTGATcaactttttgtttttgtattaattCTTGCTTTTCTGAAGAAACTGATGGTAGTGATTAACCCGTTTTGGCGTATCTATGTTAATCCTATTATCCCACTAGTACAGGTAACTATGCCTACCAAGACTTAAGCAAATGGAAAGAAATCACCTAGCTCCTTTATGAATCAAGGTTTTCATCCACTTAATTGACCGCTAGGCTACACTATTGGTTGCTAATCCTGTtatctcaaattaaaatttcaaaatgtaaTTGTGTCCATATTTGCTTGATTGACTTTATAAAACTAGGTTCCAGTTGAGGTTTAGGTAACAAAGATGAATAACGTTATGATTCTATTAAACTAACTGAATCTTTCAATCATCCATTTGTCGTTCTAAGATTAACCTGAACTGATATCAACAACAAAACTATAATTCTCAAATAGAGGTTTTTAATATTGCTTAGGAAAAGAATTCATTACAAAAATGACCAAGAACCAAACTATCCTATCTTATTTTGTGCATAGAGAATCAGAATTGAATTGAATGTATCAGTTCAGTAAAGCTTTCTAGTGGTTAGCcgtggggtggggtgggtggAGGGGAGTTGGAAATATATATCATGTCATTAGGCATAATCAACATGGACagaattatttttgaagaatgactATTGAAACTGTGAAAATGTTATCACTGAGTGGCCTATTAGTTGGCTCACAAACTAAACTGACATGTTTTCTTACAAAAGTTGGATGTATTCGAATTCCATTCTTACTCTTCTGGCTTATGAAACATCTTTTGATCAGGTTAAAGGTGATAACCTGACTTCATATACAGTTATTTGGGCAGTTTTTAGCTTTAGTATTTCTAGCTGCCTCACAAGTTATAATTTTTCAGTTGCTAGACTAGTGCTGTTAATATATTGATCCATACAATAAGAAAAATGTTCTTACGATAACCTTATCTAAACTTAAGCATTATGTACCTCGCTAATGGAACAACATGTTTCTATTTTCAAACTAAGCAGTCGCAGAAGAGTGAGCTTCACTTTCTCTAGCCCAATTTTTTGCGTTCGATCCCCCTCCCACTCCAGCAAAAAGATTATATTCTGCTTTTTATTAATACCATCTTAATCTCCTCATCAGATTATGAAGGAAATTAATCAAGAGATAGCAGGCTTCAAATGTGGCCTTGCTCATCTTTTTCGTAAGTAATCTTATTCTGACATTTTTCACTTGAAATTCTTGTGGCGTTCTCTTAATTGGCACATGTATTTGCACCAGAATTCTACTATGACTGAGTATGGTTAGCTGTGTGTTTAACCAGTGCAGCATACAAGTGCTTCTTTAACTATAAATGAAAATTACGACTCAGATGTTCGAGAAGATACAGAGACATTTCTTAGTAGGGTTGTCCCAGAGGTAAGATTATATTCTGCCAAGTTGAGTAATAGTCGCTCATTCTTGTGGAGAGTCCCTCATTTTGTTTCGAAATGACAATTTCAGGGGACTTCTGCACCGTGGAAACATACTCTTGAGGGTAAGTGTGTAACGTAATCCCTGTCATCTGTACTgctgtttcttttcttttttggttaaTCAGGTATTTGACTGGATTTTATTCCAGGGGTGGCAATTTAATGGGTTGCTGTAGGTTTGTGGGATGAAAACTATATGAGCCAAAAACCTATCAATTTTTGCCTGAGCTTGGGGAAACTCAAAATCTTGAGGCTGAGCTTGACTCTCTATTAAGACTTAAGAGCTCGTGCTCGGGCCTGAGATGCTTGAAAACCGATGTCCCAACTCAAGAAACCACATTTTCAATATGATAATCCACAAATTACTGGAAAATCTAGTGATCTTTTAATTAACAAAACCTAAGTAGTCGAAACTTAAAATTTCCTATTTCAGAACAGCgacaaactcaaaatatttcatCCATGCATCTTCATAATGGAGAAAATAACTTACATCTTACAAATAGAAAGTATGGAATCAAAATACATGAGATGAGATCCATCGTAGTCCTCAGGCTGACGTCTACAGACTTGTTCTCAATAGAAGAAAACTGCGATGAAATGGGATGAGAGTCAAGAAATTACAAGAGGAGGATATCTGTACCAAAACATGAGTAGATAGATTtgcaaagagaagaaaaatgagataagagagggagagagatctATGTTAGATTCAAACTTCAACTACTTCAATCTTATATACTAGCTCAGTTGTTGCATACTTCAGCATCCAGGTTTGCGTCTTCATATGATAAGAAAATGCATATCTAGATCCCTCATTCTCCTTGTACATAAATTTTTCAGAATTAATCACAGTGAAATAATGAAGACTGAAAAACTGACTATATCTTAACATGATAAAAGAATTTTGCTCTTTTACTGCATTTGAGTTGTTCTGGAGACCTTTGCAGTCTGTTTAAATGTTTAGCAAAATTATCTGTTCATTCTTTGTTTACGATTATGACTTTCATTCCTCAGATTGTGTCACACCTACTGATAGTACTGCCTCTTATTTTATCGATATACtatatatctatttatattcttttgcaTCACCCTCGATCTTCCTGACTGAATTTATATTAagttctttgtttctttttttcctccttGGTTAACTTTTCTTTCCCAATTTTATTTGGTTGCTATTTTGACGTTAGTATGTTGCAATTTTGACAGGGCCAGATGACATGCCCGCTCACATTAAGTCATCGATGTTTGGCTGCAACCTCACGTCTGACTATCTCCTTTGATTTGatccatatatttttttcacgcCTTCTCCATATACTGATATTTACCGCGTTTTGGATTTTCAGGATACCGATCACAGATGGAAAGCTAAACATGGGAACCTGGCAGGTACTTGTGCTACCTCCTTTCAGGTCGTTTGATTTGAGCATCGCTAGAAGCCTAGAACAATGAATTTTTCAAACGCTTTCACCTTCATGTTGGATTAAAAAAGCAGACAGTTAAAGTTGTTACATCTATTTTCATTACAAAGTTGGTCTAATCTATCCTTCAATCTCTTTTTTACCATGGTCTGAACATGGTAATTATAGCAAGGTTCCTTTTTGGATAGTAGAGCTCCAAACTATCACAATGATAAAAAGATTTCCACGATGAAAGTTCTTATCAAGTGTCGATTGTTCTAGTCTATCGAGACAAGACCATTACACGTCAATTTATTGATTCCTGGACTTACAGGTATGATGAGCAACTAACGTTTTCTGAATCTCAGGGCATATGGTTGTGTGAGCACCGTGATTCTGCTACCCCACGCAGAATTGTGATCACCCTTAATGGAATGTGAGCCGCTAAAGTGAAATGTTAAAGAAGACAATGAGCTACCAACGCCTATCTTACTGAAACGCGCACATGTAATACTATAAACACTCTCTGGTTGTGATGTTTTTCTAGTCCATTTCTGTCTATACTGATGTGTGTGTGATGAAAGCCTCTTGGCCATTTCTGTTATAAAACCACTATGTAGTTTCTGTGTCCCATTTTCATTATGACCAACGAGTTTGTACATGGAAGTTATCGTTCCAGCGTTGCATCTTTTTATGGAGCAGATTAGCACCATATGTGTTTTCATTTTCATGTAATGAAGAAGCTCAACCTGTATTCATTAAGTTCCTTGATGTGCTAGCTGCAAACATTGATCAAAGATATGCAGTGAAGATTGAGGATGTATTTCGTGTTGAGGAGAATATGTTTCAATTTTTCCATGTTCGGTTGGTCAAAACTTGAAACATAAAAACCAGAAAAGATCATATTACCACATCTTAGAATTGTGATGTGAAAGAATTGAATGACAAATCCAAGGAATGATGTTTATGAGTCAAATCATCAAAAGCAATATACTTCATTGAAATGCATATTCAATAAGATACATTTCCAAAGACTTCAAGCCTAAGACATTCCGAAACAAGCATACACAATCCACAGTACAAAAAGTTCCAGGATCCATTCCCACTCCTAATGACATTAATGGCTGAAAGTATATTGCTACGACTTTTGACATACATAACTCGAGAGAACCTTAAGATATACAGACAATACATTCTTGAATAAAAAAGCAGAATAAACGAGGATGCAGTAGGGAGTTTTCGTGAGTGAGGTTAGATCACCTGCGAAAGTAGAAGACCCCCAACGAAAGCAAAAGAAGAGAACCATGCAATTCAGCCAACAGGAGGACTAGATAATATTCTAAATATTAGTGCTACCATGCGATGTTGCCTTTTGCTTCTCTCAAACTTCTTCCTCTCCTGTAGTCTATCTCTGCATCGGAGCTTGCCAAACCATAGTCATGTTTCCGACTTAATCTTAAAGTTCCCAATTTGGAGAAGATACCTTCATCATCACTCATAGCATAATTGGCAGGTTCAATTTGCTTTGGAGACGTATGATCTGTGTAGAAGACGGAAGCTTGTCAGTTTTAGTCCTGAACAATATCCAGATAATCTAGAGAACTGTTTAAGGATCCCAAGAGTATGAAATGGTCAGTGTATAGGACGGTGGAGCTTCTAATAATTACTTAGCCTGTGTTCCACGAATAATATTAAACTGAATTTGAACGCTGCTAAGTAGAAAAATACAAATACTAGCATGAGATAAAATCCAACGACAGAAGAAACATGAATTTGTGGAACCTCATGGCAAAGGCTAGAGATAAGAAAGAAAATCCATTCGCTTGAAACTTCATACCAACTGTTACTATTCAAAACTAGCAAGGGAATAAAGAATTATGCACCTTTCATGCAATTGTTTGCACCTGGTTTGCACAGCAGAGGAGATGCCATATTAGAGATATTCCCTCCTTTTGTTCCCTCAGCTGTTGACATAGTTAATATGATTTCCTCTTCTCTGGGCTTAGTAAAAGGAGTCATGCTAAAGGATTCATCTAATGCGACATCAGAAATTTCCACATATTGCGTCGTACTAACAATCTCATCAGCACTGAACCCAAAGGATGCTCTATACGCTTCAACTTCCTCTGCATCTTGTTTAGATGGTTTGTTCTGCCAACTCTGCTGGCCATTCCCATTATTAGTTGCATAAGCATCAGTTTCTTTGGAAACGCTCAGCCTTCCACCAGAATGAGGAAATAAAGAGTGGTCAATGTAATATTGGGCAAATGTAGCTGGACAGAAGAAATTTGAATCTTGAGTCAGCTTGGAGGTGCTTGAATCAGGGCCTGGATACTTGATCTCGGATGAAGGGATAGAAGGATCCAACTGAGGAAGTTCCCTTTCACCTGGTCCCCTCGAAACAGGGGATCTGAGAGTACTAGCAGGACTTCCTGGATAAAGAGAGTATGTTGTTTGAAAATCATTGGCACCAGTGTTAGTTTTAACTTTCACAGAAGAGGAGAGGAACCGAGCAAAAGGCACATCTGGTGAAGAGGGAGTAGTTAAGTGGGCCAACTCAGGCGGAGGTGTGAAAGGAGCAGTAGATGGCTCAGTGGTGAAGTTAGAGAACACGGGAGGAGATACCAACTGGGTCTCATGAGCATATGGACCAGTGGCGAACATAGCTGATGAAGGACCTCCTGGTGAATTGCTAGATAAAAAACAGCTTGGTGATTGAGCTGTTGAAGGGAGTGCTGAATTCGAAAATGATGCTGGTGAAGATGGTGGAGCTAAAAGAGCTGCCGTCTGATTATTCAGCCCACCAGCTTGGGGAACATTCTGCTGATTTGGCATTGAATTGGCCTCAGGAATACGAGATGAAGGCACTATACGCTTTCCACCTTTTTGTCTTCCAAAACAAGACAATCTTCCCAAACATCCTCCCCATCGTTTATGCTGTCAAAGAATAGAGCATTAGCTGTTGGGGTGTACTcaacataaaaaacaaaaaaacggGAAGATGCTGGATAAAAGGTGCATTCATGTAAAATTCAGAAGGCATTTGCCTATGTAAGCAGGGGAGGAGCCAGCCTTAGAGCTACTGGTTCAGCAAAACCCATTAAACTACAGTGGAacactttatttatatttaaaaatatattcaatgtGCTATCAAAAAACCAGCAAGCAAAAAGGATCGTAATTCAGAACCCACAAATCAAAATTCATTGATCTGCCTCTTTGCCTAAGTGGTTCACACGGGAAATATGATAACACGAAAGTAAAATCATAATATACAGAAGTTAGACCAAGTGCGAAAACATTAATAGTCAATGTTATTCTTTTAATATTCCCTTACGACATCTAAGTCAACGATGAAAAGCTTATTCATTGTCTCTATCACCAAGCACTAGACTCATGTATCAGCTGCATTTTCACACATCTAAAAGATACCATGGTCCACACACAGTGGAGCCAAACTCAACAACCAGCAGGTTTGCTAGTGAATCCTTTCTCAAAATaaacaaagtgaaaacattGTTTTGGCCTCAATAAGATCATCATCCCCGCGGCCCGCCCTCAAAAATTACTGCATTAAATAAATTCCTATATTTTCTTACGAGTGAGATTAACtacaatatcatttttttatgacCGTTGTGTCCCAACTTCAACTAATTCCACGGGATACTCCTCACCTCTCACTAGCACTAGGGACCACGTAACTCCATACACAAAAGCTAGGACAAAACGGTAAGAAATCGCCTAATGTTTGTTTTAATCTCTAGTGGGATTTGAACACAAGATCTCACAATTCTCAACCCACTTCATCAACCGGTAAACGACAGCCACGGCAGCATAACAACATTATTAAATAGTATCAATTAGGAAACTAGATTCATCACTCCATACAACCACTATTTAGTAGATTTAAAGTTATTCCATCACAAAAACTCCACAACCCCATCTCACCAAAACCTCAGATCTGTTTGCAAATGTAATTCCACCACACAATTTAATTACTAAAACATTACAACAAGTAAACCCATAACAGATTTCACAAAATTCTCATCCACACATACAAAATTACACAGTAAGCTAATAGATCTGAAAAGTGAAATGCACAGTACCCGAGAAGGAAGTGGCGGTCCTTGTTGCTGCGGAAATCTATTCTGCTCCGACCCCATTTCTACTGTCAAACTTCAGCTAAATCAAACTCCTTTTTTAATCAACTTCACTTCAGTACACTTTCACCCAACTGCTTAAACACAAACAAatctttgttttcttcttcttttcaacACTTACTCTTTCATCTCCACACTAAAACACACATACACactcaaaactcaaaaatactcaaaaaaaaaatggttgTTAAACACACAAACAACAAAATCCTTTTTGCTCATTCAACAGATGCAGACAAATTCAACATTTTTGGTCAATAAAATGGAGAAGAGTGTATGTACTGCTGATGCTACTAGTACTATACTAGTAGAACTGatactatttcttttttttgcttCTCTCTACAGGAAGAGACACAGAgactcaaatttttatttttatttttgttaatctaAAGACAAAGAAAGCACAAATAAAGCCAAATTGTGTGTGTGAAAGTGAAAGTGAAAAAACGGTGGGGGAGAGAGAGAaaggggaaaaagaaaaagagagatgCTTTatgggaaaaggaaaaaaaaaaagtaaaaaaaataaaaataaaataaaagtagctttaaattaattcattttttgttatttttatttttgttaattataataataagtaataattgttaagtagtattttaatttttttaatatttaagttaatgtTTTTGACTAGTAAGTATATGAATTTGGGTAGATTCAAGATTGTTC
Proteins encoded in this window:
- the LOC101246410 gene encoding uncharacterized protein; protein product: MLSLSSSSLVSFGGIAKPFSAPVRLKCQYTPLRTTINNPSDSMASPKWAQKTVTLPPQRRGCHLVTSKIMKEINQEIAGFKCGLAHLFLQHTSASLTINENYDSDVREDTETFLSRVVPEGTSAPWKHTLEGPDDMPAHIKSSMFGCNLTIPITDGKLNMGTWQGIWLCEHRDSATPRRIVITLNGM
- the LOC101246120 gene encoding uncharacterized protein At1g76660 isoform X2; this encodes MGSEQNRFPQQQGPPLPSRHKRWGGCLGRLSCFGRQKGGKRIVPSSRIPEANSMPNQQNVPQAGGLNNQTAALLAPPSSPASFSNSALPSTAQSPSCFLSSNSPGGPSSAMFATGPYAHETQLVSPPVFSNFTTEPSTAPFTPPPELAHLTTPSSPDVPFARFLSSSVKVKTNTGANDFQTTYSLYPGSPASTLRSPVSRGPGERELPQLDPSIPSSEIKYPGPDSSTSKLTQDSNFFCPATFAQYYIDHSLFPHSGGRLSVSKETDAYATNNGNGQQSWQNKPSKQDAEEVEAYRASFGFSADEIVSTTQYVEISDVALDESFSMTPFTKPREEEIILTMSTAEGTKGGNISNMASPLLCKPDHTSPKQIEPANYAMSDDEGIFSKLGTLRLSRKHDYGLASSDAEIDYRRGRSLREAKGNIAW
- the LOC101246120 gene encoding uncharacterized protein At1g76660 isoform X1; amino-acid sequence: MGSEQNRFPQQQGPPLPSRHKRWGGCLGRLSCFGRQKGGKRIVPSSRIPEANSMPNQQNVPQAGGLNNQTAALLAPPSSPASFSNSALPSTAQSPSCFLSSNSPGGPSSAMFATGPYAHETQLVSPPVFSNFTTEPSTAPFTPPPELAHLTTPSSPDVPFARFLSSSVKVKTNTGANDFQTTYSLYPGSPASTLRSPVSRGPGERELPQLDPSIPSSEIKYPGPDSSTSKLTQDSNFFCPATFAQYYIDHSLFPHSGGRLSVSKETDAYATNNGNGQQSWQNKPSKQDAEEVEAYRASFGFSADEIVSTTQYVEISDVALDESFSMTPFTKPREEEIILTMSTAEGTKGGNISNMASPLLCKPGANNCMKDHTSPKQIEPANYAMSDDEGIFSKLGTLRLSRKHDYGLASSDAEIDYRRGRSLREAKGNIAW